The following are from one region of the Rhizobium sullae genome:
- a CDS encoding glycosyltransferase family 4 protein has protein sequence MITRYPDRVVVINDRSTKVGGASNLAILSAHLLKRAGIPVTYLAGDAAGSELPADDTINLGGAPLTDQGRIAALISGLYNTQALEAVREVIDSADTASTIYHVHGWSKILSPSIFQALWPVRQRVVLHAHDYFLCCPNGGFANYRKDTVCLLTPMSVPCMTTQCDKRGYHEKIWRSARHVLRERLYPTSELPANIVIVHQRMREYFERSGICTDHIETIRNPVEPFLRRGAEPWTMRDFFFVGRLEPEKGFEDAARAARLANVRLQIIGDGAGRSLLERDYPEVIIHGWKVKGEMHELLHNARAIVVSSRVPEPFALAAVEAIGSGIPVIVPDAALLGNELEEFGCALTFRTGNIGSLATAMRQLAADDAMVRSMSLNGLINASSLAHSPETWGEALIALYGRILERTSLAGVAGRLPERSGNRSAAHRRPFI, from the coding sequence GTGATCACGCGCTATCCCGACCGTGTTGTCGTCATTAATGATCGTTCGACAAAGGTTGGAGGAGCCTCCAACCTTGCCATTCTGTCGGCGCACCTGCTCAAACGCGCCGGCATTCCCGTAACCTATCTGGCGGGCGACGCGGCCGGAAGCGAGCTGCCGGCGGACGACACCATCAATCTCGGCGGTGCGCCGCTGACCGATCAGGGCCGCATCGCAGCGTTAATCAGCGGGCTTTACAACACGCAGGCGCTCGAAGCCGTGCGCGAGGTTATCGACAGCGCCGACACGGCTTCGACGATCTATCATGTCCACGGCTGGTCGAAGATCCTTTCGCCCTCCATCTTCCAGGCCCTATGGCCGGTCCGCCAGCGGGTGGTCCTGCATGCGCATGATTATTTCCTGTGCTGCCCGAACGGCGGCTTTGCAAATTACCGGAAAGACACCGTCTGCCTGCTCACGCCGATGTCGGTGCCATGCATGACGACGCAATGCGACAAGCGCGGCTATCACGAGAAAATCTGGCGTTCCGCCCGGCATGTGCTGCGCGAAAGGCTCTATCCGACGAGTGAACTCCCGGCCAATATCGTCATCGTGCACCAACGGATGCGCGAATATTTCGAGCGTTCCGGCATCTGCACTGATCATATCGAGACCATTCGCAATCCGGTGGAGCCGTTTCTGCGCAGAGGGGCCGAACCTTGGACGATGCGGGATTTTTTCTTCGTGGGAAGGCTCGAGCCGGAAAAAGGCTTCGAGGATGCTGCGCGGGCGGCACGGCTTGCCAATGTGAGGCTTCAGATCATCGGCGATGGTGCCGGGCGGTCTCTATTGGAACGCGACTATCCCGAGGTCATCATTCATGGCTGGAAAGTGAAAGGGGAGATGCACGAACTCCTGCATAATGCGCGCGCCATCGTCGTATCGTCCCGCGTGCCGGAACCTTTCGCGCTTGCCGCCGTCGAGGCGATCGGAAGCGGAATTCCCGTCATTGTGCCTGACGCCGCTTTGTTGGGAAACGAGCTTGAGGAATTCGGTTGCGCGCTGACATTCAGGACGGGGAACATCGGATCGCTGGCGACGGCGATGCGACAACTTGCAGCCGATGATGCGATGGTGCGCTCCATGAGTTTGAACGGCCTCATCAACGCGTCTAGTCTAGCTCATTCCCCAGAAACCTGGGGCGAAGCGTTGATTGCTCTTTATGGGCGGATCTTGGAGCGGACGAGCTTGGCCGGCGTTGCCGGCAGGCTACCTGAACGGTCCGGAAATCGATCCGCCGCGCATCGCCGTCCATTCATTTAA